The proteins below are encoded in one region of Catenulispora sp. GP43:
- a CDS encoding NAD(P)/FAD-dependent oxidoreductase — protein MNAMNHEQEYDVVIVGGGAAGLSAALMLGRARRSVLVVDARAPRNAKAGHMHGYLSRDGMPPMELLEHGRDEVLSYGGVIVTDYAEKAEPTEDGFRVTLASGCVATGRQLLVATGLTDVLPEIPGMAELWARDVHVCPYCHGWEVQDGPLATVATGPFSTHHTLLLRQWTEDLVYVLNGHPLEDADRAKLTARGIRIEERPLQRLVEKDGRLSALELADGTLLAREAVFLVPKLEANSTLLDTLGCEKDPETGWIKAGVGGRTSVPGVWVAGNVADPANGVIAAAGAATLTAAQINTALVEADVEAAVRASAESHPDVL, from the coding sequence ATGAACGCCATGAATCACGAGCAGGAATACGACGTCGTCATCGTCGGCGGCGGCGCGGCCGGTCTGTCCGCGGCCCTGATGCTCGGCCGCGCGCGCCGCAGCGTCCTCGTCGTCGACGCCCGCGCCCCGCGCAACGCCAAGGCCGGCCACATGCACGGCTATCTGTCGCGGGACGGCATGCCGCCGATGGAGTTGCTGGAACACGGACGCGACGAGGTGCTGTCCTACGGCGGCGTGATCGTGACCGACTACGCGGAGAAGGCCGAGCCGACCGAGGACGGTTTCCGCGTCACCCTGGCCAGCGGCTGCGTCGCCACCGGCCGCCAGCTGCTCGTCGCCACCGGCCTGACCGACGTCCTGCCGGAGATCCCGGGCATGGCCGAGCTGTGGGCGCGGGACGTGCACGTCTGCCCGTACTGCCACGGCTGGGAAGTCCAGGACGGCCCGCTCGCGACGGTCGCGACCGGCCCCTTCTCGACGCACCACACCCTGCTGCTGCGCCAGTGGACCGAGGACCTGGTCTACGTCCTCAACGGCCACCCGCTGGAGGACGCCGACCGCGCCAAGCTCACCGCGCGCGGAATCCGCATCGAGGAACGGCCGCTACAGCGCCTGGTCGAGAAGGACGGCCGCCTGAGCGCCCTGGAGCTGGCGGACGGCACACTCCTGGCGCGCGAAGCCGTGTTCCTGGTCCCGAAGCTCGAGGCCAACAGCACCCTGCTGGACACCCTCGGCTGCGAGAAGGACCCGGAGACCGGCTGGATCAAGGCCGGCGTAGGCGGACGCACCTCGGTCCCCGGCGTGTGGGTCGCGGGCAACGTCGCCGACCCCGCCAACGGCGTCATCGCGGCCGCCGGTGCCGCCACCCTGACCGCCGCGCAGATCAACACCGCCCTGGTGGAGGCGGACGTCGAGGCCGCCGTCCGGGCGTCCGCGGAATCCCACCCCGATGTGCTTTGA
- a CDS encoding Uma2 family endonuclease, which translates to MTISAETRREFHRFDAMLGPEYRAELIAGEIVVNPPPHGTHEQIFAKLNSQLVKKSAIEVEVSGHRGIETPLGDYIPDMTITEPDTFDGQPPWGTPEGILMLVEITSSMRASDRVEKRHAYAAAGIPLFLLVDRQNRETVLFSIPDVEAEDYRADVRVPFGDALELPAPFSFTLTDFAPMTPRPREL; encoded by the coding sequence ATGACGATCTCAGCGGAGACGCGGCGCGAGTTCCACCGTTTCGACGCCATGCTCGGCCCCGAGTACCGCGCCGAGCTCATCGCTGGAGAGATTGTCGTGAACCCGCCGCCACACGGTACCCACGAGCAGATCTTCGCAAAGCTGAACAGCCAGCTTGTGAAGAAGTCGGCCATCGAAGTAGAGGTCTCCGGACACCGCGGAATCGAGACGCCGCTCGGCGACTACATCCCAGACATGACCATCACCGAGCCGGACACCTTCGATGGACAGCCGCCGTGGGGTACCCCTGAGGGCATCCTCATGCTCGTGGAGATCACTTCTTCGATGAGAGCCTCGGACCGGGTCGAGAAGCGCCATGCGTATGCCGCTGCGGGGATCCCTCTCTTTCTGCTGGTCGACCGCCAGAACCGCGAGACAGTCCTTTTCAGCATCCCGGATGTCGAAGCCGAGGACTACCGTGCCGACGTCCGCGTCCCGTTCGGTGACGCTCTCGAACTCCCCGCGCCGTTCTCCTTCACCCTGACCGACTTCGCCCCGATGACGCCGCGGCCCAGGGAGCTTTGA
- a CDS encoding cold-shock protein — translation MAQGTVKWFNAEKGYGFIAVDGGSDVFVHYSAIQMDGYRSLEENQRVEFEISQGQKGPQADMVRVIV, via the coding sequence ATGGCTCAGGGCACCGTCAAGTGGTTCAACGCGGAGAAGGGCTACGGGTTCATCGCGGTCGACGGCGGGTCGGACGTCTTCGTCCACTACAGCGCGATCCAGATGGACGGCTACCGCAGCCTGGAGGAAAACCAGCGGGTCGAGTTCGAGATCTCGCAGGGCCAGAAGGGCCCGCAGGCGGACATGGTCCGGGTCATCGTCTGA
- a CDS encoding ArsR/SmtB family transcription factor translates to MGSKNTSSDLAGALEAARGAIQDANAEVRDALREAHQEIAGAHEQVALIQEVVRTVTDVDTIKALADTTRLAILRALNRDRVPKSAKELAEELDQPQTKLYRHLKVLLEAGLIEAAETRVVSGIVETKYRSAQSSVTIDPTAHPDETREAMGRIIDENLADYRKRFLRHMYAEEIPTDTEQAKDSGMLMFLSSTLAPDVAADFQKRLEALVKEFDSLPRDPDGVRVEGLVSWFRPKPAARAAGRPGSGPESA, encoded by the coding sequence ATGGGCAGCAAGAACACGTCGTCCGACCTGGCCGGGGCGCTCGAGGCCGCGCGCGGCGCGATCCAGGACGCCAATGCCGAGGTGCGCGACGCGCTCCGGGAGGCGCACCAGGAGATCGCCGGCGCGCATGAGCAGGTGGCACTGATCCAGGAGGTGGTGCGCACCGTCACGGACGTCGACACCATCAAGGCGCTCGCCGACACCACGCGCCTGGCGATCCTGCGCGCGCTGAACCGGGACCGGGTGCCGAAGTCGGCCAAGGAACTGGCCGAGGAGCTCGACCAGCCGCAGACCAAGCTCTACCGGCACCTGAAGGTGCTGCTGGAAGCCGGTCTGATCGAGGCCGCCGAGACCCGGGTGGTTTCCGGCATCGTGGAGACCAAGTACCGGTCGGCGCAGAGTTCGGTCACCATCGACCCGACCGCGCACCCGGACGAGACCCGCGAGGCCATGGGCCGGATCATCGACGAGAACCTGGCCGACTACCGCAAGCGTTTCCTGCGGCACATGTACGCCGAGGAAATCCCCACAGACACCGAGCAGGCCAAGGACAGCGGCATGCTCATGTTCCTGTCCTCCACTCTGGCGCCCGACGTCGCCGCGGACTTCCAGAAGCGCCTGGAAGCCCTGGTCAAGGAGTTCGACAGCCTCCCGCGCGACCCCGACGGGGTCCGGGTCGAGGGCCTGGTCTCCTGGTTCAGGCCCAAGCCGGCGGCCCGGGCGGCAGGCCGTCCCGGTTCCGGGCCAGAGTCCGCATAG
- the thrC gene encoding threonine synthase — MSGTLSPVAPFGPAAHLSCRECGHTTDLGPTFACEECFGPLEISYDFGTVTREQIAAGPASIWRYAPLLPVPADVATRPTTNPGWTRLVRAHHLGRELGFTNLHVKDDSGNPTHSFKDRVVAIAVQAAHAFGYTTLSCSSTGNLAGAVGAAAARAGLDSCVFIPSNLEKEKIVVASVYGGRLVAIDGTYDEVNRFCSELIGDELGEKWGFVNVNLRPYYAEGSKTLAYEIAEQLGWRLPEQIVVPVASGSQLTKIDKGFRELVKLGLVEDTPYKVIGAQGSGCAPVSQAYKDGIDVIRPVKQPDTIAKSLAIGNPADGPYVLDIARRSGGTVEDVTDEEIRDAVKLLARTEGIFAETAGGVTVGVLKKLADAGRLDPEALTVVINSGDGLKTLDAVSDCGPTAVIKPSLDAFRATL, encoded by the coding sequence ATGTCTGGCACCCTCTCTCCGGTCGCCCCCTTCGGCCCCGCCGCGCACCTGTCCTGTCGTGAGTGCGGTCACACCACCGACCTCGGCCCGACGTTCGCCTGCGAAGAGTGTTTCGGCCCCCTGGAGATCTCCTACGACTTCGGCACGGTCACCCGCGAGCAGATCGCGGCCGGCCCCGCCTCGATCTGGCGCTACGCGCCGCTGCTGCCGGTCCCGGCGGACGTGGCCACCCGGCCCACCACGAACCCCGGCTGGACCCGCCTGGTCCGCGCCCACCACCTGGGCCGCGAGCTCGGCTTCACGAACCTGCACGTCAAGGACGACTCCGGGAACCCGACGCACTCCTTCAAGGACCGCGTCGTCGCGATCGCCGTCCAGGCCGCCCACGCCTTCGGCTACACCACCCTGTCCTGCTCCTCCACCGGCAACCTGGCCGGCGCGGTCGGCGCCGCCGCGGCCCGCGCGGGCCTGGACTCGTGCGTGTTCATCCCGTCGAACCTGGAGAAGGAGAAGATCGTCGTCGCCTCCGTCTACGGTGGCCGGCTGGTCGCCATCGACGGCACCTACGACGAGGTCAACCGGTTCTGCAGCGAGCTGATCGGCGACGAGCTCGGCGAGAAGTGGGGCTTCGTCAACGTCAACCTGCGGCCGTACTACGCCGAGGGCTCCAAGACGCTGGCGTACGAGATCGCCGAGCAGCTCGGCTGGCGGCTGCCGGAGCAGATCGTGGTCCCGGTGGCCTCCGGGTCGCAGCTCACGAAGATCGACAAGGGCTTCCGGGAGCTGGTCAAGCTCGGCCTGGTCGAGGACACCCCGTACAAGGTGATCGGCGCCCAGGGCTCCGGCTGCGCCCCGGTCTCGCAGGCGTACAAGGACGGCATTGACGTCATCCGCCCGGTCAAGCAGCCCGACACCATCGCCAAGTCGCTGGCGATCGGCAACCCCGCCGACGGCCCCTACGTGCTGGACATCGCCCGGCGCAGCGGCGGCACGGTCGAGGACGTCACCGACGAGGAGATCCGGGACGCCGTGAAGCTCCTGGCGCGCACCGAGGGCATCTTCGCCGAGACCGCCGGCGGCGTGACCGTCGGGGTGCTGAAGAAGCTCGCCGACGCCGGCCGGCTCGACCCGGAGGCGCTGACCGTGGTCATCAACTCCGGCGACGGGCTCAAGACCCTCGACGCGGTCTCCGACTGCGGGCCCACGGCGGTCATCAAGCCTTCACTGGATGCTTTCCGCGCGACACTCTGA
- a CDS encoding glucosyl-3-phosphoglycerate synthase, whose product MLEEVERWLAVRSSQASDWPLERLLAAKEATGARISVVLPALDEEETVGAIVTAIREDLVEAAPLVDELLVVDSGSADRTAENAAAAGAKVLHRDEILPGIPSVRGKGEVLWRSLAATTGDLVCFVDADLKSFSSTVVTGVLGPLLCTEGDPIHLVKAMYDRPLVTGSAVLPAGGGRVTELVARPILNLHWPLLAGFVQPLGGEYAARRSLLERLPFPTGYGVETAMLIDTLALVGLDGMAQVDVGVRLHHHQDDAGLGRMASEIMQVAWERLRREGRIVPGGDDARPHTLMTQFHREAEGFAPRSTDVTVIERPPMRTLARNRDGLPPGPPAWA is encoded by the coding sequence GTGCTGGAAGAGGTGGAGCGGTGGCTTGCCGTGCGCTCCTCGCAGGCGTCGGACTGGCCGCTGGAGCGGCTGCTCGCCGCGAAGGAGGCGACCGGCGCCCGGATCAGCGTGGTCCTGCCCGCCCTCGACGAGGAGGAGACGGTCGGGGCGATCGTCACCGCGATCCGCGAGGACCTCGTCGAGGCCGCGCCGCTGGTGGACGAGCTGCTCGTGGTGGACTCCGGCTCGGCCGACCGGACCGCGGAGAACGCGGCGGCGGCCGGGGCGAAGGTGCTGCACCGCGACGAGATCCTCCCCGGCATCCCGTCGGTCCGGGGCAAGGGCGAGGTGCTGTGGCGCTCGCTCGCCGCCACCACCGGCGACCTGGTCTGCTTCGTCGACGCCGACCTGAAGTCGTTCTCCTCCACCGTGGTCACCGGCGTGCTCGGGCCGCTGCTGTGCACCGAGGGCGACCCCATCCACCTGGTCAAGGCCATGTACGACCGGCCGCTGGTGACCGGCTCCGCGGTCCTGCCGGCCGGCGGCGGCCGGGTCACCGAGCTGGTCGCGCGGCCGATCCTGAACCTGCACTGGCCGCTGCTGGCCGGGTTCGTGCAGCCGCTGGGCGGCGAGTACGCGGCGCGCCGGTCGCTGCTGGAGCGGCTGCCGTTCCCGACCGGCTACGGCGTGGAGACCGCGATGCTGATCGACACCCTGGCGCTGGTCGGGCTGGACGGCATGGCCCAGGTGGACGTGGGCGTGCGGCTGCACCACCACCAGGACGACGCGGGCCTGGGCCGGATGGCCAGCGAGATCATGCAGGTCGCGTGGGAGCGACTGCGGCGCGAGGGCCGGATAGTCCCCGGCGGGGACGACGCCCGCCCGCACACGCTGATGACCCAGTTCCACCGCGAGGCCGAGGGCTTCGCCCCGCGCTCGACCGACGTGACAGTGATCGAGCGGCCGCCTATGCGGACTCTGGCCCGGAACCGGGACGGCCTGCCGCCCGGGCCGCCGGCTTGGGCCTGA
- a CDS encoding tetratricopeptide repeat protein — MPPPPRGRHRILRWLNRPRRLVRLSSGQRRRFILVVGNTIVTSGAIILQVSARGNLVIWTLALIAVSLITGILAIGTEWLIVEGASGAAREDRRSGWPDARVMHTSAPLSLELPPADEQFVGRRQQLDQLRGMLRRTANDGRGAPVLALYGMGGVGKTSLAVQFAEEVRSEYPGGVLHLSLSAGRTTGLDAPDPATALGRLLAALGVRAGEVPPEEEARRRLYHDRLVGRRVLVVLDDAKSAAQVRPLLARVRGCATVITSRRPLGLLEADPFTVGGLDDDSLRELLVRHVGARRVEEEPDAARQIIRACGGLPLALRLVAARLAADNHRTLAELAGRLSLDEFRSGDVRVRDAIEVSYAELSARSRRAFRLLTLFPSISLREWAPAPLLDIPVADALEVMEDLVESQLLERAARGASNGTEYRFHALVREYAEERLADEDAPEDQRAALARLGGAFLALAEYAEHLTDPTVPRHGRAGGALPSSAEHWHVDDPALLRYAEYGPTRWLLGDCRRLGRMVERAHEHELWDLCWELSVVLARVLETVYTVWNRWDDVLRDGLDAATRRGDRRAESIIQQGYGVLRHYQDRFEEAEQHFTIALRLCREIGHRPGEAYTLRWIGRGHYFAGQFAAAVHDLEQALELSRVLGNKLAEARVLRDLCEAYAGLRRFTDAEEAIRAALALFDGDAVDQGADGDVRQPAEAARARRDLGVLLNRRYKFAEAEQQLTSAVDTLTELGHWYWRASAVFDLAMLRLRQHRPVEAEALMWQSFDTFNDSGYRYWTAVVARRLAMLRLEQGRVEEAVELMMPVLETFQQLGLGLWESYTLRVLAWARREEGRLDVADQHLEDAAALAERYQDPWGLMRVRWMQASVWMAQGRTAEAVRLYREAAATAARYEEPWQEAEILADLAKALRATGDRAAAARAEAEAKEAAASFELVRKERGRELGRGRRVLRRLGRSG; from the coding sequence ATGCCCCCACCCCCGCGCGGACGCCACCGCATCCTGAGGTGGCTCAACCGTCCGCGCCGGCTGGTGCGCCTGAGCTCGGGGCAGCGGCGGCGCTTCATCCTGGTCGTCGGGAACACCATCGTCACCTCCGGCGCGATCATTCTGCAGGTCTCGGCGCGCGGGAACCTCGTCATCTGGACGCTGGCGCTGATCGCGGTCTCGCTGATCACCGGGATCCTGGCGATCGGAACCGAGTGGCTGATCGTCGAGGGGGCTTCGGGGGCGGCTCGGGAGGATCGGCGCTCTGGTTGGCCGGATGCGCGTGTCATGCACACGAGTGCGCCGTTGAGTCTGGAGCTGCCGCCGGCCGACGAGCAGTTCGTGGGCCGGCGGCAGCAGCTCGACCAACTGCGCGGCATGTTGCGGCGCACCGCCAACGACGGGCGCGGCGCCCCGGTGCTGGCGCTGTACGGCATGGGCGGCGTCGGCAAGACCTCACTGGCGGTGCAGTTCGCCGAGGAGGTGCGCAGCGAGTATCCCGGCGGCGTGCTGCACCTCTCGCTCAGCGCCGGCCGGACCACCGGCCTGGACGCCCCCGATCCGGCCACCGCGCTCGGCCGGCTGCTGGCCGCGCTCGGGGTGCGGGCCGGGGAGGTGCCGCCGGAGGAGGAGGCGCGGCGGCGGCTCTACCACGACCGCCTCGTCGGCCGTCGTGTGCTGGTCGTGCTCGACGACGCCAAGTCCGCCGCGCAGGTGCGTCCGCTGCTGGCGCGGGTGCGCGGGTGCGCGACGGTGATCACCAGCCGGCGTCCGCTGGGCCTGCTGGAGGCCGACCCCTTCACCGTCGGCGGCCTCGACGACGACTCCCTGCGCGAACTGCTCGTCCGCCACGTCGGGGCCCGCCGGGTCGAGGAGGAGCCGGACGCCGCCCGCCAGATCATCCGCGCCTGCGGCGGCCTGCCCCTGGCCCTGCGCCTGGTGGCCGCGCGGCTGGCCGCCGACAACCACCGCACCCTGGCCGAGCTGGCCGGCCGGCTGAGCCTCGACGAGTTCCGCTCCGGGGACGTCCGTGTCCGCGACGCCATCGAGGTCTCCTACGCCGAGCTCAGTGCCCGCAGCCGCCGGGCCTTCCGGCTGCTGACCCTGTTCCCCTCCATATCCCTGCGCGAGTGGGCCCCGGCGCCGCTGCTCGACATCCCGGTGGCCGACGCCCTGGAGGTCATGGAGGACCTGGTGGAGTCGCAGCTTCTGGAGCGTGCGGCGCGCGGTGCTTCCAACGGCACCGAATACCGCTTCCACGCCCTCGTGCGCGAGTACGCCGAAGAACGCCTCGCCGACGAGGACGCCCCCGAGGACCAGCGCGCGGCCCTGGCCCGGCTCGGCGGCGCCTTCCTCGCCCTGGCCGAATACGCCGAGCACCTCACCGACCCCACCGTCCCGCGCCACGGCCGGGCCGGCGGCGCCCTGCCGTCCAGTGCCGAGCACTGGCACGTCGACGACCCCGCCCTGCTCCGCTACGCCGAGTACGGCCCGACCCGCTGGCTGCTGGGCGACTGCCGCCGGCTGGGGCGCATGGTCGAGCGCGCGCACGAGCACGAGCTGTGGGACCTGTGCTGGGAGCTCTCGGTGGTCCTGGCCCGGGTGCTGGAGACCGTCTACACCGTCTGGAACCGCTGGGACGACGTGCTGCGCGACGGCCTGGACGCGGCCACCCGCCGCGGCGACCGGCGCGCCGAGTCGATCATCCAGCAGGGCTACGGCGTGCTGCGCCACTACCAGGACCGCTTCGAGGAGGCAGAGCAGCACTTCACGATCGCGCTGCGGCTGTGCCGCGAGATCGGCCACCGCCCCGGCGAGGCCTACACCCTGCGCTGGATCGGTCGCGGCCACTACTTCGCCGGCCAGTTCGCCGCCGCCGTCCACGATCTGGAGCAGGCCCTGGAGCTGTCCCGGGTGCTGGGCAACAAGCTCGCCGAGGCCCGCGTCCTGCGCGACCTGTGCGAGGCCTACGCGGGCCTGCGCCGTTTCACCGACGCCGAGGAGGCGATCCGCGCGGCGCTGGCCCTGTTCGACGGCGACGCGGTGGACCAGGGCGCGGACGGGGACGTGCGCCAGCCGGCGGAGGCCGCGCGCGCCCGCCGGGATCTCGGCGTCCTGCTGAACCGCCGCTACAAGTTCGCCGAGGCCGAGCAGCAGCTGACCTCGGCCGTGGACACCCTGACCGAACTGGGCCATTGGTACTGGCGTGCCTCGGCGGTCTTCGATCTGGCCATGCTCCGCCTGCGTCAGCACCGCCCGGTCGAGGCCGAGGCCCTGATGTGGCAGTCCTTCGACACCTTCAACGACTCCGGCTACCGCTACTGGACCGCCGTCGTCGCCCGCCGCCTGGCGATGCTCCGCCTGGAGCAGGGGCGCGTGGAGGAGGCGGTGGAGCTGATGATGCCGGTGCTGGAGACGTTCCAGCAGCTGGGCCTGGGCCTGTGGGAGAGCTACACGCTGCGGGTCCTGGCCTGGGCCCGCCGCGAGGAGGGCCGCCTGGACGTCGCCGACCAGCACCTGGAGGACGCCGCCGCACTGGCCGAGCGCTACCAGGACCCGTGGGGCCTGATGCGCGTGCGCTGGATGCAGGCCTCGGTGTGGATGGCGCAGGGCCGCACGGCCGAAGCGGTGCGGCTGTATCGGGAGGCGGCGGCCACCGCGGCGCGGTACGAGGAGCCGTGGCAGGAGGCCGAGATCCTCGCCGACCTGGCGAAGGCGCTGCGCGCGACCGGCGACCGCGCGGCGGCGGCGCGGGCGGAGGCCGAGGCGAAGGAGGCGGCGGCGAGTTTCGAGCTGGTGCGCAAGGAACGCGGGCGGGAGCTTGGGCGGGGACGGCGGGTGCTGAGGCGGCTGGGGCGGAGCGGCTGA
- the groL gene encoding chaperonin GroEL (60 kDa chaperone family; promotes refolding of misfolded polypeptides especially under stressful conditions; forms two stacked rings of heptamers to form a barrel-shaped 14mer; ends can be capped by GroES; misfolded proteins enter the barrel where they are refolded when GroES binds), with amino-acid sequence MSKIIAFDEEARRGLERGMNQLADAVKVTLGPRGRNVVLEKKWGAPTITNDGVSIAKEIELEDPYEKIGAELVKEVAKKTDDVAGDGTTTATVLAQALVREGLRNVAAGANPMALKRGIEAAVEAVSAELSGMAKDVETREQIAATASISAADTAIGDMIAEAMDKAGKEGVITVEESNTFGLELELTEGMRFDKGYISPYFATDLERMETSFDDPYLLIANSKIGNVKDVLPILEKVMQSGKPLVIIAEDVEGEALATLVVNKIRGTFKSVAVKAPGFGDRRKAMLGDIAILTGGQVVSEEVGLKLDSVGLEMLGKARKVVVTKDETTIVDGDGDSDSIEGRKNQIRAEIEKSDSDYDREKLQERLAKLAGGVAVIKAGAATEVELKERKHRIEDAVRNAKAAVEEGIVAGGGVALLQAGKQAFEKIDLAGDEATGANIVRLALEAPLKQISVNAGLEGGVVVEKVRNLDTGFGLNAATGEYVDMIKAGILDPAKVTRSALQNAASIAALFLTTEAVIADKPEKAAAPAGGMPGGDMDF; translated from the coding sequence ATGTCGAAGATCATCGCGTTCGACGAGGAAGCCCGGCGCGGCCTCGAGCGCGGCATGAACCAGCTCGCGGACGCGGTCAAGGTGACCCTCGGCCCGCGCGGGCGCAACGTCGTGCTGGAGAAGAAGTGGGGCGCCCCCACGATCACCAACGACGGTGTGTCGATCGCCAAGGAGATCGAGCTCGAGGACCCGTACGAGAAGATCGGGGCCGAGCTGGTCAAGGAAGTCGCCAAGAAGACCGACGACGTCGCGGGCGACGGCACCACCACCGCCACCGTGCTGGCCCAGGCGCTGGTCCGCGAGGGCCTGCGCAACGTGGCCGCCGGCGCGAACCCGATGGCGCTCAAGCGCGGCATCGAGGCGGCCGTGGAGGCCGTGTCCGCCGAGCTGTCCGGGATGGCCAAGGACGTCGAGACCCGCGAGCAGATCGCCGCGACCGCCTCGATCTCCGCCGCCGACACCGCGATCGGCGACATGATCGCCGAGGCGATGGACAAGGCCGGCAAGGAAGGCGTCATCACCGTCGAGGAGAGCAACACCTTCGGCCTGGAGCTGGAGCTCACCGAGGGCATGCGCTTCGACAAGGGCTACATCTCGCCCTACTTCGCCACCGACCTGGAGCGGATGGAGACGTCCTTCGACGACCCGTACCTGCTGATCGCGAACTCCAAGATCGGCAACGTCAAGGACGTCCTGCCGATCCTGGAGAAGGTGATGCAGAGCGGCAAGCCGCTGGTCATCATCGCCGAGGACGTCGAGGGCGAGGCGCTGGCCACCCTGGTCGTGAACAAGATCCGCGGCACCTTCAAGTCGGTCGCGGTCAAGGCCCCCGGCTTCGGCGACCGCCGCAAGGCGATGCTCGGCGACATCGCGATCCTCACCGGCGGCCAGGTCGTCTCCGAGGAGGTCGGCCTGAAGCTGGACTCCGTCGGCCTGGAGATGCTGGGCAAGGCCCGCAAGGTCGTGGTGACCAAGGACGAGACCACGATCGTGGACGGCGACGGCGACAGCGACTCGATCGAGGGCCGCAAGAACCAGATCCGCGCCGAGATCGAGAAGTCGGACTCCGACTACGACCGCGAGAAGCTGCAGGAGCGCCTGGCCAAGCTGGCCGGCGGCGTGGCCGTCATCAAGGCGGGCGCGGCGACCGAGGTCGAGCTCAAGGAGCGCAAGCACCGCATCGAGGACGCCGTGCGCAACGCGAAGGCGGCCGTCGAGGAGGGCATCGTCGCCGGCGGCGGCGTGGCCCTGCTCCAGGCCGGCAAGCAGGCGTTCGAGAAGATCGACCTGGCCGGCGACGAGGCCACCGGCGCGAACATCGTGCGCCTGGCCCTGGAGGCCCCGCTGAAGCAGATCTCGGTGAACGCCGGGCTCGAGGGCGGCGTCGTGGTGGAGAAGGTCCGCAACCTGGACACCGGCTTCGGCCTGAACGCCGCCACCGGCGAGTACGTCGACATGATCAAGGCCGGCATCCTGGACCCGGCGAAGGTCACCCGCTCGGCGCTGCAGAACGCGGCCTCCATCGCCGCGCTGTTCCTGACCACCGAGGCGGTCATCGCCGACAAGCCGGAGAAGGCGGCGGCCCCGGCCGGCGGCATGCCCGGCGGCGACATGGACTTCTGA
- a CDS encoding DUF4031 domain-containing protein: MCFDDVVILIDPPTWPGHGRLWSHLVSDASFDELHAFAEQLGVPPRGFERDHYDLPSHLYEQAVAAGATPVRSRELLQRLTAAGLRRPKHPRGSRSGG; this comes from the coding sequence ATGTGCTTTGATGACGTCGTGATCCTCATCGACCCGCCGACCTGGCCCGGCCACGGCCGGTTGTGGTCGCACCTGGTGAGCGACGCCTCGTTCGACGAGCTCCACGCCTTCGCGGAGCAGCTGGGAGTACCGCCGCGCGGGTTCGAGCGCGACCACTACGACCTGCCGTCGCACCTGTACGAGCAGGCGGTCGCGGCCGGCGCCACGCCGGTCCGCTCGCGCGAGCTGCTCCAGCGGCTGACGGCGGCGGGGCTGCGGCGGCCGAAGCATCCGCGGGGTTCGCGCAGCGGCGGCTAG
- a CDS encoding helix-turn-helix domain-containing protein — MDDQLAAAIGVRLRAARRARPLTLAEAAGATGISVSTLSRLETGGRRATLEQLLPLADLYEVSLDELVGRAEPPRKQGDGRVIVPLTKEPGGLRAYKMTLPPRSEDEAAPVLRTHEGWEWMYVLSGRMRVLLAEHDLLLGKGEAVEFDTHVPHWFGAAGPAPVEVLTLFGPQGERVHVRARSRGQWG, encoded by the coding sequence ATGGACGATCAGCTCGCCGCCGCCATCGGAGTCCGCCTGCGCGCCGCCCGCCGGGCCCGGCCGCTGACCCTCGCCGAGGCGGCCGGGGCCACCGGCATCTCGGTGAGCACGCTGTCCCGGCTGGAGACCGGCGGCCGGCGCGCGACGCTGGAGCAGCTGCTGCCGCTGGCCGACCTGTACGAGGTCTCGCTGGACGAGCTGGTGGGCCGCGCCGAGCCGCCGCGCAAGCAGGGCGACGGCCGGGTCATCGTGCCGCTGACCAAAGAGCCCGGCGGGCTGCGCGCCTACAAGATGACGCTTCCGCCGCGCTCGGAGGACGAGGCCGCGCCCGTGCTGCGGACGCACGAAGGCTGGGAGTGGATGTATGTGCTCAGCGGCCGCATGCGGGTGCTGTTGGCGGAGCACGACCTGCTGTTGGGCAAGGGCGAGGCTGTCGAGTTCGACACGCATGTGCCGCACTGGTTCGGCGCGGCCGGGCCCGCGCCGGTGGAGGTGCTGACGCTGTTCGGGCCGCAGGGGGAGCGGGTGCATGTCAGGGCCCGGTCGCGTGGGCAGTGGGGGTAG
- a CDS encoding ubiquitin-like small modifier protein 1 — MSITVRIPTILRTYTDGRAEVSVAGGTLAEVIDQLEADHGGIRARVLDDDGKLRRFVNVYVNDDDVRFAEGLGTAVPEGGSVSIIPAVAGG, encoded by the coding sequence ATGAGTATCACCGTACGGATTCCCACCATCCTGCGTACTTACACCGACGGGCGGGCCGAGGTGTCGGTCGCAGGGGGTACCCTGGCAGAGGTGATCGACCAGCTGGAGGCCGACCACGGCGGGATCCGCGCGCGCGTCCTGGACGACGACGGCAAGCTGCGGCGTTTCGTGAACGTCTACGTCAACGACGACGACGTCCGATTCGCCGAGGGCCTGGGGACGGCGGTGCCGGAGGGCGGCAGCGTCTCCATCATCCCCGCTGTCGCAGGGGGCTGA